In Lagopus muta isolate bLagMut1 chromosome 6, bLagMut1 primary, whole genome shotgun sequence, one DNA window encodes the following:
- the KBTBD4 gene encoding kelch repeat and BTB domain-containing protein 4 isoform X1 → MKGGAADCWRSDLCGTMDSSEETGGSSAEENYFVNYTFTDRSHSGRVAQGIMKLCLEDELFADVTISVEGKEFQLHRLVLSAQSCFFRSMFTSNLKEAHNRVIELQDVSESVFQLLVDYIYHGTVKLRAEELQETYEVADMYQLTALFEECSRFLARTVQVRNCLQVMWLADQHSDMELYTAAKHCAKSHLSQLQDTEEFLHLPLRLLTDILTDGVPCSQNPTAAIETWINFNKEERAGFSETLRSSLKVIGENVHIYLIGKESSRTHSLAVSLHCADDDSISVSGQNSLCHQITAACKHGSDLYVVGGSIPRRMWKCNNATIDWEWCAPLPRDRLQHTLVSVPSKDAIYSLGGKTLQDTLSNAVIYYRVRDNVWTETSQLEVAVSGAAGVNLNGVIYLLGGEENDLDFFTKPSRLIQCYDTNTEKCHVKPYVLPFAGRMHAAVHKDVVFIVAEGDSLLCYNPLLDSFTRLCLPDAWTSVPSLWKIASCNGSIYVFRDRYKKGDANTFKLNPATSVVTVTSGIKVLLTNLQFVLA, encoded by the exons ATGAAGGGAGGCGCCGCAG ATTGCTGGAGGTCTGATCTGTGTGGCACCATGGACTCGTCAGAAGAGACTGGAGGCTCCTCTGCTGAAGAGAACTACTTTGTTAACTACACCTTCACTGACCGCTCGCACTCAGGCCGCGTGGCCCAGGGAATTATGAAATTATGTTTGGAGGATGAGCTTTTTGCTGACGTTACAATATCAGTGGAAGGCAAAGAATTCCAGCTGCACCGTTTGGTCCtctcagctcagagctgcttttttcGTTCCATGTTCACTTCTAACCTGAAGGAGGCTCACAACCGGGTGATAGAGCTGCAGGATGTTAGCGAGAGTGTCTTTCAGCTCCTTGTGGACTATATTTACCATGGGACTGTAAAGCTGAGGGCCGAGGAGTTGCAGGAAACCTATGAAGTGGCAGATATGTACCAGCTGACTGCCCTTTTTGAAGAATGTTCCCGTTTTCTGGCCCGTACGGTGCAGGTCAGGAACTGTCTGCAGGTGATGTGGCTGGCAGACCAGCACAGTGACATGGAGCTCTACACGGCTGCCAAACACTGTGCAAAGTCACATTTGTCTCAGCTGCAAGACACGGAAGAGTTCCTGCACCTACCTCTTCGCCTACTGACAGACATCCTTACAG ATGGTGTTCCATGTTCTCAGAATCCAACAGCTGCCATAGAAACCTGGATCAACTTCAACAAGGAGGAGCGTGCAGGCTTTTCAGAGACTCTGCGATCAAGTCTGAAG GTGATTGGAGAAAATGTTCACATCTACCTGATTGGAAAGGAGTCATCGCGAACACATTCACTCGCTGTCTCTCTGCATTGTGCTGATGATGACTCCATCAGTGTGAGTGGCCAGAACAGCTTGTGTCACCAGATCACAGCAGCCTGCAAGCATGGTAGTGACCTATACGTTGTTGGTGGCTCCATTCCACGCCGCATGTGGAAATGCAACAATGCAACTATAGACTGGGAATGGTGTGCCCCTCTGCCCCGTGACCGGCTCCAGCACACTCTTGTCTCCGTGCCAAGCAAGGATGCAATATACTCCCTGGGGGGCAAAACTCTGCAAGACACTCTCTCTAATGCTGTCATATATTACAGAGTACGAGACAATGTCTGGACAGAGACCAGCCAGTTGGAAGTGGCTGTCTCTGGGGCTGCAGGTGTAAATCTTAATGGTGTCATTTACCTGCTGGGCGGGGAGGAAAATGATTTGGACTTCTTCACCAAGCCGTCTCGGCTTATTCAGTGCTACGATACCAACACAGAGAAATGCCACGTGAAGCCATACGTACTGCCTTTTGCAGGGCGCATGCATGCTGCTGTACACAAGGATGTGGTGTTCATTGTAGCTGAGGGGGATTCGCTGCTTTGCTATAATCCCTTACTGGATAGCTTCACCCGGCTGTGCTTGCCAGATGCCTGGACCTCAGTACCATCCCTCTGGAAGATTGCCAGCTGCAATGGCAGCATCTACGTTTTTCGAGACCGCTATAAAAAGGGCGATGCAAATACTTTTAAACTTAACCCAGCCACCTCTGTTGTAACAGTCACAAGTGGCATCAAAGTGCTGCTCACTAACCTGCAGTTTGTCCTGGCCTAA
- the KBTBD4 gene encoding kelch repeat and BTB domain-containing protein 4 isoform X2, whose amino-acid sequence MDSSEETGGSSAEENYFVNYTFTDRSHSGRVAQGIMKLCLEDELFADVTISVEGKEFQLHRLVLSAQSCFFRSMFTSNLKEAHNRVIELQDVSESVFQLLVDYIYHGTVKLRAEELQETYEVADMYQLTALFEECSRFLARTVQVRNCLQVMWLADQHSDMELYTAAKHCAKSHLSQLQDTEEFLHLPLRLLTDILTDGVPCSQNPTAAIETWINFNKEERAGFSETLRSSLKVIGENVHIYLIGKESSRTHSLAVSLHCADDDSISVSGQNSLCHQITAACKHGSDLYVVGGSIPRRMWKCNNATIDWEWCAPLPRDRLQHTLVSVPSKDAIYSLGGKTLQDTLSNAVIYYRVRDNVWTETSQLEVAVSGAAGVNLNGVIYLLGGEENDLDFFTKPSRLIQCYDTNTEKCHVKPYVLPFAGRMHAAVHKDVVFIVAEGDSLLCYNPLLDSFTRLCLPDAWTSVPSLWKIASCNGSIYVFRDRYKKGDANTFKLNPATSVVTVTSGIKVLLTNLQFVLA is encoded by the exons ATGGACTCGTCAGAAGAGACTGGAGGCTCCTCTGCTGAAGAGAACTACTTTGTTAACTACACCTTCACTGACCGCTCGCACTCAGGCCGCGTGGCCCAGGGAATTATGAAATTATGTTTGGAGGATGAGCTTTTTGCTGACGTTACAATATCAGTGGAAGGCAAAGAATTCCAGCTGCACCGTTTGGTCCtctcagctcagagctgcttttttcGTTCCATGTTCACTTCTAACCTGAAGGAGGCTCACAACCGGGTGATAGAGCTGCAGGATGTTAGCGAGAGTGTCTTTCAGCTCCTTGTGGACTATATTTACCATGGGACTGTAAAGCTGAGGGCCGAGGAGTTGCAGGAAACCTATGAAGTGGCAGATATGTACCAGCTGACTGCCCTTTTTGAAGAATGTTCCCGTTTTCTGGCCCGTACGGTGCAGGTCAGGAACTGTCTGCAGGTGATGTGGCTGGCAGACCAGCACAGTGACATGGAGCTCTACACGGCTGCCAAACACTGTGCAAAGTCACATTTGTCTCAGCTGCAAGACACGGAAGAGTTCCTGCACCTACCTCTTCGCCTACTGACAGACATCCTTACAG ATGGTGTTCCATGTTCTCAGAATCCAACAGCTGCCATAGAAACCTGGATCAACTTCAACAAGGAGGAGCGTGCAGGCTTTTCAGAGACTCTGCGATCAAGTCTGAAG GTGATTGGAGAAAATGTTCACATCTACCTGATTGGAAAGGAGTCATCGCGAACACATTCACTCGCTGTCTCTCTGCATTGTGCTGATGATGACTCCATCAGTGTGAGTGGCCAGAACAGCTTGTGTCACCAGATCACAGCAGCCTGCAAGCATGGTAGTGACCTATACGTTGTTGGTGGCTCCATTCCACGCCGCATGTGGAAATGCAACAATGCAACTATAGACTGGGAATGGTGTGCCCCTCTGCCCCGTGACCGGCTCCAGCACACTCTTGTCTCCGTGCCAAGCAAGGATGCAATATACTCCCTGGGGGGCAAAACTCTGCAAGACACTCTCTCTAATGCTGTCATATATTACAGAGTACGAGACAATGTCTGGACAGAGACCAGCCAGTTGGAAGTGGCTGTCTCTGGGGCTGCAGGTGTAAATCTTAATGGTGTCATTTACCTGCTGGGCGGGGAGGAAAATGATTTGGACTTCTTCACCAAGCCGTCTCGGCTTATTCAGTGCTACGATACCAACACAGAGAAATGCCACGTGAAGCCATACGTACTGCCTTTTGCAGGGCGCATGCATGCTGCTGTACACAAGGATGTGGTGTTCATTGTAGCTGAGGGGGATTCGCTGCTTTGCTATAATCCCTTACTGGATAGCTTCACCCGGCTGTGCTTGCCAGATGCCTGGACCTCAGTACCATCCCTCTGGAAGATTGCCAGCTGCAATGGCAGCATCTACGTTTTTCGAGACCGCTATAAAAAGGGCGATGCAAATACTTTTAAACTTAACCCAGCCACCTCTGTTGTAACAGTCACAAGTGGCATCAAAGTGCTGCTCACTAACCTGCAGTTTGTCCTGGCCTAA
- the PTPMT1 gene encoding phosphatidylglycerophosphatase and protein-tyrosine phosphatase 1: MGVAAALGAGAARLLFYPTLLYTALRAQLPASRRPWFHRIDRAVLLGALPLRGRSRRLVAEENVRAVLTLNEEYETRFLCCSAQEWEALGVEQLRLATVDLTGVPTLENLHEGVEFILKHRERGNSVYVHCKAGRSRSATVVAAYLIQLHHWSPQEAIEAIAKIRPHILIRRKQVQVLESFHKDVTAGTTAERQ; this comes from the exons ATGGGGGTGGCGGCAGCTCTGGGCGCTGGGGCGGCGCGGTTGCTTTTCTACCCGACGCTGCTGTACACGGCGCTGCGGGCGCAGCTGCCCGCCTCCCGCCGGCCCTGGTTCCACCGCATCGACCGCGCCGTGCTGCTGGGAGCGCTGCCGCTGCGGGGCCGCAGCCGTAGG CTGGTGGCCGAGGAGAACGTGCGCGCCGTCCTCACCCTGAACGAGGAGTACGAGACCCgcttcctctgctgctccgCGCAG GAGTGGGAGGCGCTGGGAGTAGAGCAGCTGCGCCTCGCCACCGTGGATCTGACTGGAGTCCCCACGTTGGAAAACCTGCACGAGGGCGTCGAGTTCATCCTGAAGCACCGCGAGCGCGGTAACAGCGTCTACGTGCACTGCAAGGCGGGGCGCTCCCGCAGCGCCACCGTGGTAGCGGCCTATTTGATCCAA CTGCATCACTGGAGCCCTCAGGAAGCAATAGAGGCTATTGCCAAGATCCGTCCCCACATCCTTATTCGGCGTAAACAAGTCCAGGTCCTGGAGAGTTTTCACAAGGATGTTACTGCTGGGACAACTGCAGAGCGTCAGTGA